From Nitrospinaceae bacterium, one genomic window encodes:
- a CDS encoding DUF1844 domain-containing protein, whose protein sequence is MVDENELEQQAEEFKVSDRRFAVRGYEDEEETESAPEIAPDPGPEEVPAPQAQPSQAAPGDPGVAPVSEENPPSAAPEGEPVSSEEGAEAPEEAPSREFETLLAILQTNAIAAMGINPQTGEKSGGADPKSAKLFVDLISMVKEKMTGNLSEEEDRILTQVLSELRMMYVQHVGIG, encoded by the coding sequence ATGGTTGATGAAAATGAGTTAGAGCAGCAGGCCGAAGAATTTAAGGTTTCTGATAGGCGTTTTGCCGTCAGGGGCTACGAGGACGAGGAGGAAACCGAATCGGCGCCTGAAATAGCTCCCGATCCAGGGCCCGAGGAGGTGCCAGCCCCGCAGGCGCAGCCCTCACAAGCGGCGCCCGGAGACCCCGGAGTTGCTCCTGTTTCCGAGGAGAATCCCCCTTCAGCGGCTCCTGAAGGTGAGCCCGTCTCGTCCGAGGAGGGGGCTGAGGCTCCCGAGGAGGCCCCGTCGCGGGAGTTTGAAACGCTTCTCGCAATTCTTCAGACCAATGCGATTGCAGCCATGGGTATTAATCCCCAGACCGGAGAGAAATCCGGAGGGGCGGACCCAAAGAGTGCGAAGCTGTTTGTTGACCTGATTTCCATGGTTAAAGAGAAGATGACGGGAAACCTTTCGGAGGAAGAAGATAGAATTCTCACCCAGGTTCTCTCTGAGCTT
- the dnaJ gene encoding molecular chaperone DnaJ: MNVNGKRDYYEVLGISREAGDADIKKSYRNLAMKFHPDRNPDDPDAEEQFKEASEAYQVLSDADKRSKYDRFGHEGLNGMGAQGFSNFDDIVSSFGDIFGDFFSGGGGEGRRSRRDSPQRGRDMAYQLELTLEEAAVGVERELEFERTAECAYCGGSGAKSADSIRQCASCKGSGQVAFRQSFITYSTTCTTCGGSGSEIAEHCVECQGQGRRNENRKVKLKIPAGIDEGGRLRLRDEGEGGLKGGPAGDLFVVASLLPHEYFHREGSEVITQLHVTFSQAALGAEVDVKTLYGESKLKVPRGVQPGDLLRLRGEGFPVPGRKAKGDHVVQILVRTPTKLSSKAEKLFKELASLEVGGTHKSGTEKMGFSGYIQSLAEGVRRFFKRFGGKLLPAG, translated from the coding sequence ATGAACGTAAACGGCAAGCGCGATTACTATGAAGTTCTGGGTATCTCCCGCGAAGCGGGCGATGCCGATATCAAAAAATCCTATCGCAATCTGGCGATGAAGTTTCATCCTGATAGGAATCCGGATGATCCAGATGCTGAGGAGCAGTTCAAGGAAGCGTCCGAGGCCTATCAAGTTTTGAGCGATGCTGATAAGCGCTCGAAGTATGATCGTTTCGGCCACGAAGGTCTAAATGGCATGGGTGCCCAGGGATTCTCGAATTTTGATGATATTGTTTCATCATTCGGTGACATCTTCGGGGACTTTTTCAGTGGTGGTGGAGGCGAGGGGCGGCGGAGCCGAAGAGACAGCCCTCAGCGCGGTCGCGATATGGCTTATCAATTGGAGTTGACCCTCGAGGAGGCGGCTGTCGGTGTCGAGCGCGAATTGGAGTTCGAGCGCACCGCCGAGTGTGCCTATTGTGGCGGCTCGGGTGCAAAGTCCGCCGACTCGATTCGCCAGTGCGCCTCGTGCAAGGGCAGTGGACAAGTTGCGTTTCGCCAGAGCTTCATCACCTATTCGACCACTTGCACGACCTGCGGCGGCTCGGGCTCTGAGATCGCCGAGCATTGCGTCGAATGTCAGGGACAGGGAAGGCGCAACGAAAATAGAAAAGTAAAGCTCAAGATTCCGGCGGGCATCGACGAGGGTGGAAGGCTCAGGCTCAGAGATGAGGGCGAGGGCGGCTTGAAAGGAGGTCCGGCCGGTGATTTATTTGTCGTGGCGTCGCTGTTGCCCCACGAGTATTTCCACCGGGAGGGGAGTGAGGTTATCACCCAGCTACATGTGACTTTCTCCCAGGCGGCGCTAGGCGCCGAAGTGGATGTGAAGACCCTCTACGGGGAATCAAAACTCAAGGTGCCTCGGGGGGTTCAACCGGGCGATTTGCTTCGTCTTCGCGGCGAGGGATTTCCTGTGCCGGGCCGAAAAGCGAAGGGCGATCATGTCGTCCAAATTCTTGTGCGCACACCCACTAAGCTCTCCTCCAAGGCGGAAAAGCTCTTCAAGGAGCTTGCCTCGCTTGAAGTAGGCGGCACCCACAAATCGGGAACCGAAAAGATGGGATTTTCCGGGTATATACAGAGTCTTGCCGAGGGGGTACGCCGCTTTTTTAAACGTTTTGGCGGAAAATTATTACCTGCCGGGTAG